Part of the Candidatus Saccharibacteria bacterium genome, CGGACCGCTGGTTGCTTTTAGCTGAACACCCATTTCGTTAGCTATCACCCAAGCCATGGTCGTCTTGCCTAGACCCGGTGGGCCAAACAACAAAACATGGTCAACGGCATCACCACGTTGCTTAGCAGCTTTTATAGCCAGTTGAAGGTTTTTCTTTAGTCGTTCTTGGCCAATATAGCTCGCAAAATCTTGCGGCCGCAGACTGTTTTCTACAGCGACTTCTTCGTTGTCTTCTGGTTCGTCGCTGGTGGCATTAACTATTCTGTCGATACTCATGCTAGCTCCTTCAAAGCCGCTCGTATTCGGGCCTCGGTACCTTCAGCGTCAACATTAGCTAGGGCTTGCAAGGCCTGCTGAGAACTATAGCCAAGTGCGATCAACGCTTGCAGCGCTTCGTCGTTTCCTTGCGAGTTCCCCATTGTAGCTTTTTCGTACAAGACATCTTGGCCTAATTTATCGCGCAACTCTACAACAACACGCTCGGCGGTTTTTTTGCCAACTCCGCTGGCGCCAGAAATGTAGGCATTATTACCGCTCGCAATAGCTTGCTTGATTGAGGCAACAGGACCTAAGTCAAGGATAGCTAACCCTGCTTTTGGGCCAATTCCGTTAATACTAATTAAATCTTCGAACAAATTAAGGGCATCGGTGCTGCTAAACCCATATAAATCATGCGCTTTTTCTTGTATATGCTCGTAAATAAACACCTCAAGTGATTGGGCAAGTTTAATGTGATCAAGGTCTTCTCGGCTGACATGCACGCCGTAACCAACCCCATTAACATTAATGGTAACTTTTGATTTTCCAACAAAAACAACAGAGCCTGAAAGATACGAAATCATGCCCAAAGTATAACAAATATACACTTTTTAACGATCGTAAAAATTTGTATACTCTAATCATGTCAACGCGAGCAGCAGACCAAGCCAGTGCTCAAATCCTAAAAACATGCCTTCAGCTATTAAAAGATGCTGGTGGCTTAAGCCGAGACACGTTAAAAAACACCCTCACAAAACTCGATTTTGACCTATCTAACCGTCTCGTTAATTTACGCGTAAATTCTGTAATTTTGCGGGCTCGATCATCGCAGTTTATCGAAGAAGAAAATGGTCAATTAACGGTAACCTCTGCCGGTGTACTGCAGCTACAAAAACTAATACGGATCACTGACTTTAAGTTTCTTAAAAGCCAGCCATGGGACAATAAATGGAGGCTACTAAGTTACGATGTTCCAGAAACCGAACGTCAACTTCGCAATGAACTACGTGCCCTTATTAAGCAAGCGGACTTTACTTTATTGCAGCGAAGTCTATGGATTACGCCGTACGCCTGCGAAAAACTCTTAGAAGATTTACTAGACAACTACCCAGATTACGTACAGCTATTTATCGTCAGCTCCATTAAGGGCGACATGAATTTTAGCGCAAATTTCAAAAACTACATCGACTAACTATACAAAAATTAACGATCGTAAAATTTTGTATAGTCCGAGCGCTGCACCGGTATTGATAATTCAGCGACTGGTTAATTTAGATTGTAAATCCGTGAGTTAGGGCTACGGCTAGGCCATCGGCTGCGTCGTCGGGTCGAGGAATGTCTTTTAGTTTCAACAGAGTTTTTACCATTTCTTGAACTTGAATTTTTTCCGCCTTACCATAACCGGTCATAGCCTGTTTAATCTGCAGCGGTGTGTACTCTGCTATCTGTAAATTCGCTTTGGCAGCGGCAAGTAAAACAACTCCACGGGCTTCGCTTACTGTCATTGCTGTCGTTATATTTGTGTTAAAAAATAGCTTTTCGATCGCCAGGGTGCTTGGTGTATGCTCTTGAATTAATTCCGTTACACAATCAAAAATAATTTGCAGTCGCTCGCCTTGGGGCTGATGGGCTTTGGTTCGAATCACTCCTGCATCAAGCATTTTTGGCTTAGCTTTAATAACTTCGATCACGCCAAAACCAGTTATACCGGTGCCTGGATCTATGCCGAGGATTTTCATTAAATTACGTATTTTCGCCAGTCAACACTACTAGCAATTCTTATGTTGTTCAAATCTTTTAGATTCACCCATTCCGGAAATTTAGCATATTCCTTTTCGTCCTCATCAAAACCATCAACTGAAAGTTCACCACCGACGTAATTGCATTTGCAATAAATCATTAACGAATGAAATGGAGGGCTGCCTGGTTTATGAGGTTTATAGAAACTAGTTTCAAAACCAACAAAACTCTGAAACGTGGCCTCTATACCGGTTTCTTCTTTTACTTCTCGCTCTACAGCTTGAATGTGGGTTTCGCCAAGCTCAATCCCGCCGCCTGGCAAGTCGTAACCTTCAAATTGAGGCGAAAGCAAAATCTTTCCCTCATGAATTACAATGCCATAAATTGACGGCCTAAACTCTAGGTCTGTTGAATCTACTTTATGCTGTTTGCCGTTGACGTCCTTAGCGATTACTTTCATTAGGCTATGTCAAAATTAGTATAAGTCTCGACAACATCATCAAGCTCATCAAGTGCGTCCATAAGCTTCATCACTTTTTGTTGTTTTTCTTCGTCGTCAATTAGCATTGTTGCTTTTGGTTCGTAGCTGGCAGTGGCATCGGTCACGGTAAAGCCTTCGGATTTTAGAGTGTCTCGCACTTTGCCAAGATCTTGGAGCTCGGTGTACACAATCCATGAGTCGTCAGAGTCAGCAATGTCGCTTGCGCCTGCTTCAATTGCCGTTAATTGGTCGCTGTCGTCATCGCCAGTCTTTTTGATTGTTATTACACCTTTTCTGTCGAATAAATAGCTAACGGCGCCACTTTCGGCCAAATTACCGCCGTTTTTGGTAAAGGCAGTTTTTACAAATGTAAGTGTACGGTTAGTGTTATCGGTTGCGCATTCGATCAACACAGCCACACCTGCGGGGCCGTAGCCTTCATACATTACTTCTTCTACTTGGGCTCCGCCAAGTTCGCCGGCACCACGTTTAATAGCCCGCTCAATATTAGCGTTTGGCATATTTGATTGTTTGGCTTTTTCAATTGCAAGCGCCAGTGTCGGGTTCATGTCGGGGTCTTTGCCGCCAGACTTAACAGCAATTGCTATGCCGTTACCGAGCTTAGTAAATATAGCGCCGCGCTTAGCGTCGTTAGCGCCTTTGTCTCGTTTGATTTTTGCCCATTTAGAATGTCCAGCCATGCAAATTAGTATAAAGGTGAAAGGTCAAAGGTGAAAGGCTTACCTACTCAATCACTTCGCTGGCGTTTAGTTGGCTACCAGATTTTTTATAAAGAATTAAAATGACACCCAGGATTGATGCATAAACACCAATCATGCCAACTGTCGATAAATTAATGGTTACCAGCGCATAAGGAATTTGCGCTAACAATGTCACCAGCGAAGTTATGAGTTCTAAAATAAATCGAGCTGGCCAAGCAAACCAACCAGCGAGTGGGGTTATGAGCCAACCGCTAAGACCGGCAATAAATGTCAAAAGCATGGCCAACGGAATTAACGGCAAAATAATCGCATTGGCCAAAATTGCAATTAACGAAAATTCTCCAAAAATAGCGCCAATTAGCGGCATAGTTAATAACTGGGCGCATGATGTTTCAAGCACTATTTGCATAATTGTGTTTGGTTTTTTGTCGCCGTACAGGCGTTTTGTAACCAGTGGCGCCAATATAAGCACGCCAATAAATGCCAGAAACGACAGCCACCAACCAAGATCACTCCATAAAAATTGCGGATTTAACCCAGCTGTGATTGCGCCGGACAATAACAGCAGCATAGTCGGGCTGACTTTTCGCCCCCAATACCACGCCAGCAAGGCCAGACTGGTCACCACCCCAGCACGAGCAATTGACGGACTTATACCTGTTATGGCGATAAAACTAATAATTAACGCAAAAGAGCCACTGACAGCCCAGTACTTAGAAAATTTTGCCAAGCTACGCCGCATCAAACGCACTAAAATAGTAAGGTTGTAACCACTAACCGCAACAATATGAGTTAGCCCCGTAACACTAAGTGCACTCAATAAATCATCTGGCAGCAAGGTTCTGCCACCAACTAAAAAACCGAGGCCTAAACTGCTCTCGGGTTCTGGTAATGAGCTGTACGTGCCGGCAAAAAAGTTCTTACGAACTGAGTTTATTGGGCTGTCTGTTCTGGCTAGAACATCTACTTGTGCAAACGAAATATCAGCATTATCGCTTCCATAGCCCGATTTAATCGTGCCGCGCACCTGCACCCTGTCGCCGCGCTGTAGACTCGTTATACCAAAACCAGAAACTTCTACCCTACCCGGCAACTTATTTTCTTCGAACACAACCTGCCCTATGTGAAATTCTCTTTGAAAAAATCTATTGTAGACAGGATCATCTTCGACCACTCCCTCTATAATCACCGATTGTCCCACTAGTTTTTCGTATACGTTAGTGGCACTAATTTCCTGTTGTCCGCGAATAAAACCAAGGCTCAATCCCAGTAACAGCGCTGCTACTATTGCTGGCAATTTCTTTGTAAAAACTAAAGGCCCGCTCACTATTCCAAGTAATAGGATCGTTGCCGAAATAGTCGGCCAGTGCGCCGCCCACCACAGTCCAAGCAAAAATGTTAATAAAAATATCTGAATTTTTGTAGTTCGCCGAAAGCGAACTTGACCCAGGCGTAACAGATAAGGCATAGTAATGGCAGGTTAGCAAAATAAAAAACACAAGCCCAAACAAATGCATCACGATCTATTTACAGAACTTAGTTTAATTCTCGTTGTAGCGGGAACTGTTTCTGCTGTCATGAAGTTACTGAAGCAACCATTAATTATCGGTCATATTTTTACCGGACTACTGCTAGGACCTTATTTACTTAACGCTATAAACTCACCAGACCAAATTAATGAATTATCGTCGTTTGGCATTACCTTGCTGCTGTTTATTATTGGCCTGGGCCTAAACCCAAGAGTTATACGCGAAATCGGTAAAGCCGCAATAATTATTGGTCTTGGGCAGGTAATTTTTACGGCCCTTTTTGGATATGCGATTAGCAATCTACTTGGCTTTACCCCCAAAGAAAGCTTTTATATTGCTATCGCCTTGACCATGAGCAGCACCATTATTGCGCTTAAAATAATTTCTGACAAACGCGACACCCCCCAGTTATACGCCAAAATAACCACTGGTATTTTGTTAGTTCAAGACCTTGTGGCAACCATGTTATTAATCGCAGTTGCTGGTATGGGTTCCGGCTCGCTGCCGCTACCTGAGCTTTCAAGAACACTAGGCTGGGCAATTCTGCTTGGTGTTGGTGTGTACTGTGCTGGGACCTATTTGCTGCCGCGAATTGAAAAATTTATTAGCGATAGTCAAGAATATTTATTTATTTTCTCTGTGGCTTGGGGTTTTGGTATCGCCAGCTTGTTTTCAATGGCTGGGCTATCAATTGAAGTCGGTGCCTTGTTTGCCGGCGTAGCCCTTGCCGCTCAGCCATATGCCCAGCAAATGAGCTCTCGCCTCAAGCCACTCCGTGACTTCTTTATTATTATTTTCTTTATTGTTCTTGGCGCTCGACTAGAATTTACAAACCCTGGTGCATTACTTCTTCCGGGGGTATCGCTTGCGCTATTCGTTCTGTTTGGCAACCCGCTAATTATCATGATAATCATGGGCTTTTTGGGCTACACCAAGAAAACCAGTTTTCGAGCTGGCCTGAACTTAGCTCAAATCAGCGAGTTTTCATTAGTCCTAATACTTTTGGCACTCGAATATAACCAAATCAGTCAAGAAATTGTTTCAGTTGTAACCATTGTAGGCCTTATTACAATTGCTGGCAGCACATACATGATGCTCTACGACAACAAACTCTATAGCGTGCTAGAAAAACGTCTTAGCATGTTTGAGCGCAAAAAAGTACCACTCAAGCAAAAAGAACTTGGCAAATCTCCAGAAATTATATTATTTGGCTATGCGCGTGGCGGGCATGAATTCGTCCGTGGATTTAAAAAGCTCAAGAAAGACTTTTTAGTTGTTGACTACGACCCAGAAGCGGCCGATGCGCTAAAGAATGCTGGCCTACCACACGCCTACGGCGATGCGTCTGACGCAGAATTTTTAGAAGAAATCGATATAGCCCACGCAAAATTAGTTATTTCAACGGTTTTGGACTTTCAAACAAACTTGTTTTTGACCGAATATACTCATAGCCAGAACAAACAGGCTATTATTATTGCCCGCAGCGAAAACCCCGAAGAAGCCGCAGAGCTATACGAAATGGGAGCAACGTATGTGATGATGCCGCACTACATCGGCAGCGAACGAGTCAGCAAAATGATTAGCCGCAATGGTCTGCGAAAAGGAGACTTTACCCCAGCCCGTGAAAAGCACTTACGATATGTGCAACGGCATTTAGTCTAGGAAGTTAAAACTATAGGATAAGGGGTGTGGTGGGACTCGCCAAAAGTATTTTTCTGGTGAAAAATCTTTTCGATCGTACTCTAGCGCCGGCGCACTCCGGTCTTGCGAGAAGCAGACATGCATTTCTCACCCAACTGGGTTCGAGTCATTAAAACTGTCCAATTTAAAACCCGCCAAAAGGCGGGCGTTAAATTGGAGGGACGTATGTATCGTTATTGCAACTAAAATAAATCTGCAACTACTCAACGTTAAAAGTTAGAATGTTCGATTCGAAACCTTGCCATTGGAGTTTTGCTTGATGTTCGCCCGGTGGCAATTTTAATTCGTCACTAAATCCGATGTAATCACTGCTTATATCGTGAGAAAAGTCATCTACCAGCGTAAAAGGGTATTCATACGTGATGGTTTTGTTTGAGCCGATATTTATATCTGTAAGCGCATCACCACAGGCATAGTACAGACCAATTGGTTGTTCATTTATATAAAACGTACCCTCGGTACATGTGGAAGAAAACGTATATGTTTTTGCACTTGTTGTTGGGTTGTTAATGAATGACTTGAAGGTAATTGATTCACCTATTGAATAGATGCTTTTGTGTAATCCTAGTTGTATATTCAACTCCCCATTCGTAGGTTCAGATACATTCTCATGTTTGACAAGCTTAGTCATTACTAAAAATAAACCAACTCCAGCTACTATTGCAATCAATAAAGCAATGATAGTAATTTTAACTTTTTTACTCATGACTTAACTATAACAAAAATGCTACAACATTAGTTGCGGCATTCTCATTTGAGTTATGATTTTGACCATATAAAAACACCTACGGCGAGATAGGTGTTTTTATATGGAGGGTCCAGTGGGACTCGCCCACATTCTGCGGGCCCGAAACTACGTCTTTCAAAACAAGTTTTGAAGAGTAAGTTTCCTTGCAAACTGCTCCCAGCAGTTTTCACCCCCGACACTACGTGTCGTGGCTTCGACCCAGTAAAACTCTCCAATTTAAAAACCCGCCATTCGGCGGATTCATAAATTGGAGGGTCCAGTGGGACTCGAACCCACGACACCCTGCTTAAAAGGCAGGTGCTCTAACCAGCTGAGCTATGGACCCTCGTATGTAAAAAGCTACGAGAATAAGAGAATGTAACTTTTACTCACAAAATGCTAGCATGCCACCTCTGTTTTTTCAACTCTATTATTTTTTTGCTCTTGATCGACGACGACTCTTTCGTGCTCGTAGTAGTCCTGGGTTTGTTTGACTCATCACCTCAAAGAAGGCAACACCAAACGACATAAGAGTCACTAAACCACTGAATCTATTAAGTTGGTTCGCAAAATAAGAGTTTCTAAACGGATCTTCAAAGCCGGCAAGTATAAACGTATTAGTGGTCGCCACAATCAACATAAACGCAAAGAAGGCCGATACAATTATGCGCTCCACTGGATTAAATCGACCCCCGCCACGAAAATGCCAGTATGCATAAAAGGTCGGCCCAAAAACTAACAGGCTATACACCAGCAACTTAGCATTGTCTGTCTCAAAGATAGATGCTTGAGAAGATAAAAAATTCAATAAATCTGGTCCAAAACTGATACCGAGTAACATGCTGCTCAGCAACACCAGTAGAACTGTTTGGACCGATACGCGTTTTATTATTGAAACGCCTGTAAAAAATAAAACTACAAATAGTGATAAAAAATCAGATGACATATCTAAGCATCAGTATAAACGATTATGCTTTTTTAGTTTTCACTGGAGTGACTTCGATTTTTACGGCCTGTTCAAGCCGGCGAATATCTGCCAGTAGATCCGATCGTGATTTATTGTGCAACGTAATGTTAAAGACGCTCTTGCCGCCGTTTTTAGCAAATTTACACATGTCACCCTTGGTTTTATTTATTTTTAAATTATAAAACGAGGTTAAAGCACGTGCTTTGTTCATTCCATTAATCTTTTCAAGTCGGCCCTCTTTGTTTGAGAAAAACTTCATGCTAGCTGTATAGCCTTGTCGTTTCTTTTTAATTATTGGCTTTCGACCAGTCCGAACCAAAAGGTCGTTATAGGCATGGTCAAATCCGTATGATAATTGATACAGGTTCTGACGAAATCCACCCATCCGGCACGCTATTTCGACT contains:
- the ruvA gene encoding Holliday junction branch migration protein RuvA; translated protein: MISYLSGSVVFVGKSKVTINVNGVGYGVHVSREDLDHIKLAQSLEVFIYEHIQEKAHDLYGFSSTDALNLFEDLISINGIGPKAGLAILDLGPVASIKQAIASGNNAYISGASGVGKKTAERVVVELRDKLGQDVLYEKATMGNSQGNDEALQALIALGYSSQQALQALANVDAEGTEARIRAALKELA
- the ruvC gene encoding crossover junction endodeoxyribonuclease RuvC codes for the protein MKILGIDPGTGITGFGVIEVIKAKPKMLDAGVIRTKAHQPQGERLQIIFDCVTELIQEHTPSTLAIEKLFFNTNITTAMTVSEARGVVLLAAAKANLQIAEYTPLQIKQAMTGYGKAEKIQVQEMVKTLLKLKDIPRPDDAADGLAVALTHGFTI
- a CDS encoding NUDIX domain-containing protein, whose protein sequence is MKVIAKDVNGKQHKVDSTDLEFRPSIYGIVIHEGKILLSPQFEGYDLPGGGIELGETHIQAVEREVKEETGIEATFQSFVGFETSFYKPHKPGSPPFHSLMIYCKCNYVGGELSVDGFDEDEKEYAKFPEWVNLKDLNNIRIASSVDWRKYVI
- a CDS encoding YebC/PmpR family DNA-binding transcriptional regulator, whose protein sequence is MAGHSKWAKIKRDKGANDAKRGAIFTKLGNGIAIAVKSGGKDPDMNPTLALAIEKAKQSNMPNANIERAIKRGAGELGGAQVEEVMYEGYGPAGVAVLIECATDNTNRTLTFVKTAFTKNGGNLAESGAVSYLFDRKGVITIKKTGDDDSDQLTAIEAGASDIADSDDSWIVYTELQDLGKVRDTLKSEGFTVTDATASYEPKATMLIDDEEKQQKVMKLMDALDELDDVVETYTNFDIA
- a CDS encoding ComEC family competence protein, translated to MPYLLRLGQVRFRRTTKIQIFLLTFLLGLWWAAHWPTISATILLLGIVSGPLVFTKKLPAIVAALLLGLSLGFIRGQQEISATNVYEKLVGQSVIIEGVVEDDPVYNRFFQREFHIGQVVFEENKLPGRVEVSGFGITSLQRGDRVQVRGTIKSGYGSDNADISFAQVDVLARTDSPINSVRKNFFAGTYSSLPEPESSLGLGFLVGGRTLLPDDLLSALSVTGLTHIVAVSGYNLTILVRLMRRSLAKFSKYWAVSGSFALIISFIAITGISPSIARAGVVTSLALLAWYWGRKVSPTMLLLLSGAITAGLNPQFLWSDLGWWLSFLAFIGVLILAPLVTKRLYGDKKPNTIMQIVLETSCAQLLTMPLIGAIFGEFSLIAILANAIILPLIPLAMLLTFIAGLSGWLITPLAGWFAWPARFILELITSLVTLLAQIPYALVTINLSTVGMIGVYASILGVILILYKKSGSQLNASEVIE
- a CDS encoding sodium:proton exchanger, with protein sequence MHHDLFTELSLILVVAGTVSAVMKLLKQPLIIGHIFTGLLLGPYLLNAINSPDQINELSSFGITLLLFIIGLGLNPRVIREIGKAAIIIGLGQVIFTALFGYAISNLLGFTPKESFYIAIALTMSSTIIALKIISDKRDTPQLYAKITTGILLVQDLVATMLLIAVAGMGSGSLPLPELSRTLGWAILLGVGVYCAGTYLLPRIEKFISDSQEYLFIFSVAWGFGIASLFSMAGLSIEVGALFAGVALAAQPYAQQMSSRLKPLRDFFIIIFFIVLGARLEFTNPGALLLPGVSLALFVLFGNPLIIMIIMGFLGYTKKTSFRAGLNLAQISEFSLVLILLALEYNQISQEIVSVVTIVGLITIAGSTYMMLYDNKLYSVLEKRLSMFERKKVPLKQKELGKSPEIILFGYARGGHEFVRGFKKLKKDFLVVDYDPEAADALKNAGLPHAYGDASDAEFLEEIDIAHAKLVISTVLDFQTNLFLTEYTHSQNKQAIIIARSENPEEAAELYEMGATYVMMPHYIGSERVSKMISRNGLRKGDFTPAREKHLRYVQRHLV